Within the Megalopta genalis isolate 19385.01 chromosome 11, iyMegGena1_principal, whole genome shotgun sequence genome, the region agagagagagagatgcggCGATCGATCGCACCAAGAGAAATAGCGGGAGATCGAGAAAGAAGGATCGCCGGGTGGTCGATCCGAAAGGGGAGAACCGCACGAGGACCGTCGCTACCGGTCGCGCGCTCCGTTCACATTGTTACCATAATCGGCCTCGGTTGGGCCCATTGTTTGTCATTCAATTTTCCCGCTGGATATTCACCGCGGACAATGCCAGCGGCGCAGTATAAGTCGCGGGAATTACACGGGCGAACAAAGCTCGTAAATATATCTGTTGAATCGTGAAAAACGCGGCGCGCAGCGTCGCACAGCGCGCGCCGCGCGCGTTGCCTCCCTCGGCTCTCTGCAACTGTCCACCTACGCGCCTATGCGCTTCTATGCACCTCCGCGCGGAAAAGTCTCTCGACGCTCGCGCGGCAGGCGGCCTCTCTTTCCCTCGTCGATCATTGTTTCGCCCCCGATCTGGGGCGTTCGTGcgatctcgcgcgcgcgcgcgcgctcgcctcGCGTCCCGCCGCGAATCGGCGCTCGCGAGAGCCGAAGAGCCCGTCGGCCTCGTAAATCAGCGGAATTCCGCGGAAGGCCGTTCCCGGACAATTTTATGATTTAATCCGGTGGATGCGCGAAGGTTGTGGTCCGCGGTAGCTTCGGGAGGGAGCACTCGCGATATACCCGACTGCACTCGCCGAGATGAATTTCGCGCGGCGCCAAATGGTGACCGCGTGTAAAAATGGTTTTGCGGCGCGGTGGCCCGACCCGGCTTGGCCCGGCTTGGCCCGACGCGACGGGGATGCTGTGCTATGCTATGCTATGctatgcgacgcgacgcgatgcgacgcgacgcagcCGTCCGACGCTCGACCAGCGTGAAATTTCAGGACGCTGACCGACGCGCGTCGCAATTTCTCCGAATTTTCGATCGGCTCGAGAGCGTTATTCGGTTAAACCGATAACGAAACGAGCCCTCGATTACGAGATTGACAGCGCGGCGTCCGTCCAATCGATTCCGAGGGGTGCCGGGCCCTCGTAATTCCGGCGAGTGACGCGGCTCCAATCGCGGTCCTCGATTCCACCTTTTTTTCCATTCATTGCCTGCGATCTGCGCGCTCAAACCGCGCTCCAAGAACCGCCGAAATGTCTCAGATACGACGTCCGAATGCCCCTAAGTAGGCGAGGCCCGTTTCGAATGGGCGTGGCTTAATGGCCCGCCTCGGCCAAGCAGCGAAATTACGGCTCCGCGCGGCCAGCGGCGAATTCGGAGGGGCGCGCGTAATCGAGTAACTCTGTTCGCTTTTGAAATGGCCTACATTGGCGTCGGGAGCAAATGAAGTTATAGTCTGGATCAAGGCCGGCGGAAAGTAATCTGCGTGCACGTCAACGCGTGTCATTGTCTGGCCCCAATTTCGCCGGAGCCGGTTTAGCGATTTCGTAGAATTTAGGACAGCAGCTGCTCGCGGACGGATCGAGGAACTTCGAAATAGAACGGAACTTCTCCTATTTTCGCTGGACTCCGCGGGATTGTTTTCGCGGCTCGGGGGACCACCGTTCGCCGTTCGAGTGCTGTTAACCTTGATGACAGATTAAGAATGGCCGGGAAAGGGCATCGTGGGCGGCGCGTGCCGGAGCCGGGTTTTAGAGAGCACGGCGTAGACCGTGGATCACGGAACGGAGATCGGTTCGCGTGACCGCCTAGACTCAGCCGAACTAAAGGTTTCTCGCATTTGTAAATCGCAAATCAAATTAAACTCTCAACCGGCACGCCATTCGGGATCTGCGGGTCGCCGCCGCGGCGGTATAAAAGGACAGGCCCGGGCTCGACCGAGTCAAGTGAGTTGCGGAACGCATACACGGCCTTCTGTACCGCGTCTCACTTCAAGCCGTGTGTTGCGCCGGCACCTTTGATCCTTTTGGTCGTGAGAGCTGCTCGCAACCgttcctctttttttttctctaccTCTCTgtcgctccgctctgctcccgACACCCCGATCCCGCACCCATCGCCCCGCGTTCTTTTTGGTTCCCGTTGTGCGCGTGCCGCCATTTCGCTGTCCGCCGCGGACAAGTTCGAATCGTCGCGACCACCGATCGCAAAGGACTCCCGTGTAACGAGCGTGTACAGGACACCGGCGAGTGTCTTCGAGTCGTCTAGGGATGCTGATGCGCAACGACACCATACTCAACGGGCCGCTGGCCTTCATCGGCGAGGACAGCGGGTGCGTCGGCCTTCGTTCGTGAACGGGTGAAACCGTTGTTCCGTTCCGCGAACGGGGGTACTGATGGTGTGCTTTTATCGGCCGTCAGGTATGTCCCGTCGATGCGAGAGAGATTCCTGGGATGGAACGTGCCCCCGGAGCATTCCGAGCTCGTCCACCCGCACTGGAGGGGGTTCATGGCGCCCGGCAAGTTCTGGCACATGGGCCTCGCGCTTATCTACACCATAATGTTTATGATGTCCCTGGTAGGCAACGGATGCGTCATATGGATATTTAGCACGTAAGTGTACGCGCGGCCGGGGAGCAGGGAGCTGCTGCCGGCGACGATAACCGATCCTGGTTCAGCGATCTTTCTCCGAGCCCTCGCCGGATTTTCAACGAGTATACTTTGTACTCGACCGATAAGCCGCCGAGGGTTCGCCATGAAATTATTGCTAAATCGAGGAGAAGGATCTTTGCCACGGATCTTTTCCCGTGGAACCGGATATTGCGAAGCCGGTGGCGGTGGTGCCATCCCTCGAGCAACAACGGAATCCTCCCTCGAGAATCGATACCAACCCCCCGGACAACCCCTAGACCCGATTCGGGCTTTTGCTTTCAGGTCGAAATGCCTGCGAACGGCGTCGAACATGTTCGTAGTCAGCCTGGCGATGTTCGATCTGTTGATGTGCGCCGAGATGCCCATGTTTCTGATCAACTGCTTCCTCGAGCGGATGATCGGATGGGAACTGGGCTGCGACATCTACGCGATCCTGGGCTCCATTTCCGGAATGGGCCAGGCGATTACCAACGCTGCCATCGCCTTCGATCGATACAGGTCGctgtcgacgacgacgacgaatctCTGCAAATTTAACCATGACGATTCGCGCTCTGGATTTTTCGATCTTTCCGAGAGCCGAGAAATTGTTCTATAATTCTGTTTTGACCGAGCTTATTTTGCGTAGGACCATCTCCTGCCCGATCGACGGCCGTCTAAACACGAAGCAGGCGGCGGTTCTGGTCGCCTGCACGTGGTTCTGGGCTTCGCCGTTCAGCGTGATGCCGCTGATGAAGGTCTGGGGTCGATACACCACCGGTAACGAAGCTCTTCTTCTCGCCGAAAAGCCCGATGGCTGGCTCGCCGCAAGCTCCGGCGGCAATGTAGGCCCCGGCGACCCAGCCATCGGCCCTATGGTCAATTCCGCAAGAGTCGCGAGCCGGGTCCATTGAAACCTAAGCTTCGGTGTTAACGCGACTTTTGGTCTTTGGCGATATTCGGTAATTTGCTGGGGAGACAAATGGCCCTAATCTCGGCGGCTCGTAACTTTGAAATGCCGGCGCGGCTGCCCGCGCGAACCCGCCGCATTGTATTCGCCCTGAACGCGTTAATCGCTCGCTGAATTCGGCGGAATTATGAAATCGAAGGCGATTCGTCGCGACGTAAGCTACCGTAGAATAGGTTTCCGTGGGTCGGACATCGTATACGGTAATgcctccgtaattgacgctcagttcgcgctgaaaaatggacagtttgggaagaggagatacgattattcgaatcttgcacctcgtttctatggttcttgacaatcggtaactataaaaacgtgccgcctGCAACTTTTGtcatagtttcaaattttcgaaaaaattgttgatattcaGACAGCTACAACTTCGTGCAAAAAAATCATACAAGAATAGCACTTGGCTCATTTTGAAGccggaagtgtctactttcggaaACTGTCCgtcgatttctttaaaaaaatttatttgcgaCGCAGTGGATCGGATTATAAAACAAGAAATTGTTTTATAATCTTATTCATTAATGTGTATATTATGATAGAAATCGTATAGGGTTCGAGTAAATTCAACCTTCTTGATCTTATAAAACGATATACAGTAATatgtctctaattgacgctcagattttccacagaaatgaacaatttcggaagaggagacacgattgttcgagccttgcggctcgtttttataattgttgcaaattcgtaattataaaagcaaaccacaaggctcgaataatcgtatctcctcttcccaaattgtccagttttataGACCaagagcgtcagttagggagacattactgtacaccgtAGGATCATCGCTGCTATCGCAGAAGTCGGAAACGTTAACTActactaaacctaccaagcaatAATACTAATTGGCATAtactgcttcgcaaaagtgagaagaccgaattcaTTTGGAATTTGcaaaattcttattacaaaaCTTGCTCTCGATAATagaacttattcaagcgttttccacgaaagattctcggaactttgcagaattgcaaaataagaaagcgctTAATCTAtcatacataataattatattatataataattaataataagcgCTTCATCTATCCCGACCTTTTCCAGAGGGATTCCTGACCACCTGCTCGTTCGACTTCCTCACGGAGGACCAGGACACCAAAGTCTTCGTCTCGAGCATCTTCGTCTGGTCGTACGTGATACCTCTGATATTCATCATCTACTTCTACTCCCAGCTGTTCCAGTCCATCCGCAATCACGAGAAGATGTTGAAAGAACAGGTCAACTATCCTCGAAATCACCTTCCCACAAGTCCCATCGATCTAATGGCTACCGTTCGACCAACAGGCTAAGAAGATGAACGTGAAGTCGCTGGTGTCGAACCAGGACAAAGAGAGGAGCGTCGAGATGAGGATCGCCAAGGTCGCGTTCACCATCTTCTTCCTGTTCCTGGTCGCGTGGACGCCTTATGCCGCCGTTGCTATGATCGGAGCGTTCGGCAACCGGTAGTTGAACCTTGACACTGACCGCGGACATAATCTTGATCTAACCTCGACATCGACGAG harbors:
- the Rh5 gene encoding rhodopsin 5 — encoded protein: MLMRNDTILNGPLAFIGEDSGYVPSMRERFLGWNVPPEHSELVHPHWRGFMAPGKFWHMGLALIYTIMFMMSLVGNGCVIWIFSTSKCLRTASNMFVVSLAMFDLLMCAEMPMFLINCFLERMIGWELGCDIYAILGSISGMGQAITNAAIAFDRYRTISCPIDGRLNTKQAAVLVACTWFWASPFSVMPLMKVWGRYTTEGFLTTCSFDFLTEDQDTKVFVSSIFVWSYVIPLIFIIYFYSQLFQSIRNHEKMLKEQAKKMNVKSLVSNQDKERSVEMRIAKVAFTIFFLFLVAWTPYAAVAMIGAFGNRELLSPISTMLPAVFAKTVSCIDPWIYAINHPRYRQELQKRCKWMGIHEPEPAPDAVSAQTEKVKADEA